The Candidatus Eremiobacteraceae bacterium region TAGCGATCATCCATTCAAATCGTATTTATCCTAGCGGTTCCTGCGCCCTTTACGCCGGAGCGAACGGCAGCGGCCGCGCCTCGCGGTAGACGGCGAGTGTGAACTCCCACGGGTAATAGGCGTGGCGGACTTCGGCGAAACGAGAAAGTTCGGTGAGCGCGAAGTGCAACGTGCGCGCCGGGTCCTGGTGATAGGCGATCTCGCGTTTCCAATCCACGTGGCTGCTGAGGAAGTTCGCGGCTATGCCTCGCTTCGCCGACGCATACATCGCTTTAAGAACCGACCGGACGACCGTCTCCCACGCCTCGTCGGTGTGCTGCATGCGCAGATTGAAGATTCCGGATTCCACGACGTAGTCCGCCAGCGGCGGCGGATCCTTGACGATATCGCGGTGCTCGACCATGAGGGCCGGATCGCGCTGCAACGCCCGCTCGATCATCTTCGGGTTGATGTCGGCGCCGCTGTACGACGCGTTTGGGAAATGTTCCCGAAGAAAATCGCGTAGATGGCCGAGGCCGCACCCCACTTCGTACACGGTGAACGGTCCGCGTTCGTGGTCGAACGCTTGCGCGATCGATGCGAAACGGAACTGCTGAAACGCTTCGTCACGCCACGAGACGGCTTTCGCCGAAAAGCCGTGGTTATCGAGCAGTGCGTTGTAAAACTCGTTGAGCGCACTGTAATCGTCCGCGCCTGACGGCGGGCCCCCTGCGTGCGGGTTCACAGATAGCCGAGCGCTTCGAGCCGCTGGCGCACGATTTCTTCCTCTTCAGGCGAGTACGGCGACTCCACATCGGGCTCGTGATGGTCCGCTTCCGCCGGCGCGATGTTCGCGTGAACCGGCGCGCGGTTCACGCCGTCGACGTCGCTTGGAATGTCCACGCCGAGCAGTGCATAGATCGTGGGCGCCAGATCTTCGATGCCGAGATCGCCTTGCGCGCGGAACGACGAGATCCACACGCCGTCGCGCCAATGCCCGCCGAATGACCCGTGGTGCACGGCGCCATGCTCGAGCTCGAAGCCGCCGGCGACCGCTTTGCGCTTACCCACGTAGTTGACGGTGCCCGGCACCGTCTCGACGATCAGTTCCGGGAACTCGTGCACGTAGCGACCGTGGAAAAGTTCTTCGCGGCGCCACACCTGCGAGATGAGCCGTTCACCGCCGGCCGGATCGCGCGCCTCGAGCAGCTTCGCGCGGATCTCGTCGGCGAGTGCCCACGCATCGCGGACGGCCACCGCGCCGGATGAATACGTCCCTTTCGCATTGATGCGTACACCCGCGTACGCGCCGACGGCGTCGCGGCAGAACGCCTTGGTCTGGTCCCATTCCACCACACCGCTCTCGATGTCGACGATGTCGATGCCGGGCATCCCTCCGGCGTCACCGCTGCGGAAGAACCGGTCGCGAAGTTTGAGGTAGCCCTCTTCTTCGAGCCATTGCATGACGGAGAACGAGCGCGCGAACGGACCGAAGCCGTGATCCGAACAGACGATGACCGAGCACTCGCCGATGCTCTCGAGCAGTTCGCCAAACAGCCCGTCGGCGCGTTCGAGCAAGCGCTGCGTAAGGTCGTTGCCCGCGCCGAGCCGGTGCCCGAGCGTGTCGACAAAACCGAGATACAGCATGCAGCAGTCCCAAGGTTCGGCCGCGCACATCGCGGCCGTGAGCCGGAAACGTGCGTCCAACGCGTGGCGCAACCGCGTTTCTTCAGCCGTGAATTCGTCTTCTACGGCGTAGCCGAATTCGTGAAGCCGGCCGGCCCATGCGGCAGCGTTGCAACGCGGCATGCCGGGCGGCACATCCCATCCGGCCACGGCGAGATATCCGTCGCGCGGCTCGACTGGGAACGTCATGGGGCAACCGATGCTGATGAAGAGCTTGCCGGCGTCCGGGAGCCGGTGCTGCACTCCCTTATCGCCGATGTCGCTCGCGTTGACGATGCGCGTTTTGTAGTCGACGGTGGGCCGCTCGAATGTGAGCACGCCGGTCTTACCGGGGTTCATGCCGGTGTATGCGGCGGTCCAGGCCGCGGGTGTGATGGGCAAGGGCGTGGATCGCAACGGCAGCTTCGCGCCGTGCTCCGCGATGCGCGCCAAGTTGGGCATGCCGCCCGCGCGCAGCGCTTTGCCGACGGTGTTCTCATCGGCGCCGTCGAGGCCGAGCACGAAGACGCGTTGACGCATGTCGTCGCGAGTTGGGCGAGCGATGCTCGCCCTCCTACAGGAACCGATGACGGGACGTTAGACGTTGATGACTTCGGACTCGCGCTCGCCGACGTAGAGCTCCACGTCTTCGGGGTCGACGGCGTTGCGCATCGCGGCCTCGCCCACCGCATCGTAGTAGCGCGTTATCTGCAGCCGATAGAAGATCGCGAGAGTGTCGACGAAGACGTCCCAGACATCCGACGTGCCCACGCGGCCGAACGTGCCGCGTTTGAAGCGAAGGATCACCGGCACGTCGACGATGCGATAGCCGAGATGATTGGCGTTGACCAGCACTTCGACGTCGAATGCGAAGCGTTTTGCCAACACGCGCGGGAACACGCGCGCGAGCACCGCCGTGCGAAATGCCTTGAGGCCGGTCTGCGTGTCGCGCAACGGCAAGCCGAAGAGCAGCTTTACGAGAAACGAATATCCCGAGCTCCAGGCCTTGCGGATGAACGGATAGTTCACGTCGGACCGCGGATGCCACTTGCTGCCCACGACCACGTCGGCTTCGCCCGCGTCGATGGGTTCGATGAGGCGCGGAATCTGCGCCGGATGAAGGTCCATGTCGGCGTCGAGAAATACGACGATATCGCCCGTGCAGTAACGGAAGCCGCACATGAGCGCGTTCCCTTTGCCGGCGTTGCGATGGTAACGGACCACTTTTACGTTGTCCGTATTCTCCGTCAGCGCGCGCGAGGCGGAGTGATACGTGTTGTCGGGACTCCCGTCGTCGACCAGGATGACCTCGTAAGGCCGGCCGAGCGACTCCATCGTGGCAACGGTCTCGCGCAGGTTGTCGAGGATGTGCACCGCTTCATTGTATGCGGGCATGACAACCGAGATCTTACTGCTCAATACGTGTTCTCCGTCCCGCAACATGTTTCGGCGCGAGAGCCTTGTCACCTATCCGAAATCCGCCGGCGACGCTTGCTCGTTCCCCTAAACGCTCGTATCATCTGCAAACCGGCGAAAAGATCAGCTTGTCGCAGTCGCTTCGTTAGCGAGCATCTCTGCGTTGCCGACCGGCGCTCCGCCGAGACGCGCCGAAGCTTCGGCCATTTCGAGGATGCGCACGACGCGGCGCCCCATTCGGTGATCGGCCGTCGGTTCTTTGCCCTGCGTGAGACAAGCCACGATTTCCGCCGCCTCGACCGCGAGCGCTTCGTCGTTCGGCAGATACGGCGCGTGCATGTCGCCGACGCGATATTGGATCAGCGCGTTGTGCAGGCGCTCGGTCTCACCTTCGGCCAGCGTCACGCCGCGGTCATAGATGCGCACTTTCTCCGCCGGGTCCGTCTCGTCGTAGACCACCATGCGCTTCGTGCCGCACAGCACTACTTGGCGCACCTTGACAGGCGCAAGCCAATTCATGCTCACGTGTGCGATGAAATTATTCGGGTAACGAAGAGTCATGTAGGCGATGTTCGGGTGGTGGCCGTCGAAATGAGTGGCTTCGGTGCAGCTCACGGAATGCGGCATCTCTCCGCCGAGTATGAAATCGAGGATGGAGAGATCGTGCGGCGCGAGGTCCCACGTGACCGAACCGTCTTGCGAGAACAATCCCAGATTGATGCGCACCGAATCGTAGTAGAGCAGCGTGCCGAGATTGCCGCCGGCGGCCTCCGCCGCCATGCGCCGCACTTGAGGTGTGAAGACGAACGTGTGGTCCACGAAGATGCGCACGCCTTGGCGCGCAGCTCGTTCGATCAAGTCATCGCATTCGGCGACGCTGCGGCACATCGGCTTTTCCACGAGCACGTGCTTGCCGGCGTCGATCGCTGCCTTGGCCATCGGATAATGCATGGCCGCCGGGACCGAGAGCGCGACGAGGTCCGCCGCCGATGCGATCACGTCGCGGTATTCCGTGGTGACGGCCGCGGCCGGCCACGCCTTGCGCGCGGCTTCAAGCCGCTTTGCGCTGACATCGCAGATGACGTCCACCGCGGCGCCGTCGATGGCCGCGAAATTGCGGACGAGATTCGGGCCCCAGTAACCGTAGCCCACGACGGCGACGCGTATCACGCAGTTCTCCTTGCCGCTTCTCTGCGTAGCACAGCCTCAGCGGCGTCGACGGTGGCATCCCACGTCAGTGTGCGCGCGAATGTCTGTGCCGCCGCGCTGAGCGTTTGATAACGGACCGGATCCGCGACGAGTTCCGCGATTGCCGCCGCCAAAGCGGCGGGCGACGGCGCGCAACGGATGCCGGTGATACCATCGAGGACCGAGTCGCGCGTTCCGGGGATATCGTACACGACCGCCGGTGTCCCCGCTAGGTTCGCCTCGCTCACGACGAGTCCCCAACCTTCGCGCGCCGACGTCATCACGATGGCGCGCGCAGTGCGCAGGATGCGCCGCTTTGTCTCCTCGCCGGCGTAGCCCTCCCACCGTATGCGCTCCGCCACGCCGAGCGATGCCGCCAATCGCTGCAGATCCGCTTTGACGCGCTCGTCCCCGCCGCCGACCACGATCAAGCGCATGCTCGCGAGAGGGCCGTTCGCGCCGGTTGCGAGCGCCTTGATCACGTGATCGATGCGTTTTGACGCCGTGATGCGGCCCACCATCGCGATGGCGTTTTCGCGCTGCGCTAGCGGAAGCGGCTCCTCAGCCGCGTATTGATCGATCGCCATCGGCATGATGTCGACTTCACCGCGAAGCCCGATGTGTTTGATGCTTCGCGCCGACGATTCCGAAATGGTCAATACAGGGCATCGCCGGTAGACCTGCAGATACGCCGGCTCGCACGCGTACCCAGCGATGGCGACGGGCCACGGCGCTTCGAAGAACCACACTTCGCGCGCCAGTTGACAGATCAGCGCCACCACCGGCTTTCGGGCGTAGAGCGGCGCGAAGAACGGCAACGTGTTGATCTCATCCACGACGACATCGAAATCGCCGAGCGCCTTGTATCGGTGCATGGCATGGAATCGCACGGTGGCGGCGTTGCCTTGGCGCACGATGCGCACGCCATCGAGTTCGACCTCGGGCTTGCCGCCGCGGAACGCGCCCGCAAACCACGTGGCGCGATGGCCGCGTTCGACGAGCCGGCGCGCGATGCCGTGCGTGAGGTATTCCGCGCCGCCGGCGCGCGGATGCGCGGGGTCGCGCCAATTCAGGAAGAGGACGTTCACTCCTTGGACGTCTCGCCCGCCGGTGTGGCGCTGCGATTGAAAAGCAGATCGAGCGCATTGCCGAGATTCTTGCATGCCTCGACCGCCGTGATCCACGCGAATGCGAATCCGATGACCGGATGAAATAGCCAAAGCGGCTCGCGGTCGCGCAGCGCGCGCCAAAGCGCAACGCCGGTGGGCGGCACGATGCTGATGGCGTAAAAGGGCCAGAGCGACCGGCGGCGCCGGCGATCGGGCGGCACGTAACGGTCCCGCCAGCGCAACGACGACGCAGGTTTGAAATTCTTCGCGATGCGCGGCTGGAACTTGGCGAGCAGATCGAAGAGCCCGGTCGTGGTGTAGTGGTCCACAAGCGGCTCGTCCACACAGGCCATCACCGCGCCGCTTGCGATCATATCGAACACGCAGCCGACGTCGTCTTCATAGCCGTCGGGCATGGAAAACGGCGCGCGGATGACCGCGCCTTGCGCGATCGCGAGCAGCGGCGGCCGCTCCGCTGGAAAGCGATAGAGCGCGAAGGCCGGCGTCTTGCGCAGCGGCGTGTAGACCTTGTGGAAGTCTCGAGAGTTGCATGCCGCGCCGTACATGAACTGATTGAACGGATCGGTAAAGCGGTTGAAATAGCGCGTGGTGAGCGCATAGTCGGGGCGGTCGTCGGTCACGTGCGCGAAGGCGAACCGCACGGTTGGGTCTGCGAACGGTTCGGCCATGCGGCGGCAAAACGAGGGCCGCAGCACGTTGTCGGCCGCCATCGCGCAGATCAAGTCGCCGCTCGCCTGCCGGAAAGCCGCCGGCATGCTGAAAATCGCGCGCTGCGGCGGATTCTCCGTGACGATAGCGCCGTATGACCGCGCCTTCTCGCGCGTGTCATCGATGGATCCTTGATCGGGAACAATGATCTCGATCCGTTCAGATGGATAATCTTGGGCGCGGATGGACGCAAGGCAGCGATCGATCCGCGCGCTTTCGTTGCGGACGGGAATCAAGAATGTGAACTTCGGAAGGTCGGCGCTCATCCAAGTGTACCTTCTCCGATCGACGAGCCGTTGCCCTTAGAGCTTATAGACGACGATCGAGCCGTCGTCGAACGCCTGGATCGGTGAATATTCGTTCGGAACCCGGGGCATGGGTTGGCGGGCGGTGCGCAAATCGCCGGGCAGCCACACCCATTGGGAGAGCGACGGGGTGACCAACGGGTCTGCGTATGCACGTTCTTCGATGATCACGACATGGACGCCGCGCGCGCGCAGTTGGGAAGCCACTCCGGGCGCTGCAAAATCGCCGAGCAATTCTCGCTCGCGATCCGACAGGTGCAGATCAGTCACGCGCGTGCCCGAAATCGTCTCGACGTAGGCGAGTTCCGCGCCGCGCGGGCTGGTAGCGTCCATCAGCGGATAGTATGCGATAGAACCGCCATTCGCGTTCTTTGCGGCCCACAACTCGGCAGCGATCGTGGGCGAGACGGCGACACGCGATGCGCCTGGCCCAAGCGGCAGTACCGAAACGATGATCGCCAATCCGACGAATGCCGCGCCGGCCGTGCGCCATACGCCCGACGGCTGCACGAAGAGCTTGTCGAGCGCGAGCGCGCCTAAGAGCGCGCAGAAGACGCTGATGCCGAGTCCGGCCTGGGCGATGCCGGCGAACCCCGGCGTGAGTGCGGCAAGCGCGGCCGCAAGGGTCGGCAGCGTGACCCCCGCCCACTGCGACGGCAACGCCGCATACAGCGACAGGGCGATCGAAAGCGCGGCTACTTTTCCTATCGGATAATTGGGCACGGCCGGGCGCAGAATCACGAATGCCAGCGCCGCGGCTATGAGCGCGATGCCGGGAGAGATGCACAGCGCGAGCACGACGCCGGCGTGGTGCTCGGCACCGGCAAACTGCGTGAGCATCGAAGCCGGCACTCCCGCCTCCCATGGCAGCGACCCG contains the following coding sequences:
- a CDS encoding class I SAM-dependent methyltransferase, with the translated sequence MNPHAGGPPSGADDYSALNEFYNALLDNHGFSAKAVSWRDEAFQQFRFASIAQAFDHERGPFTVYEVGCGLGHLRDFLREHFPNASYSGADINPKMIERALQRDPALMVEHRDIVKDPPPLADYVVESGIFNLRMQHTDEAWETVVRSVLKAMYASAKRGIAANFLSSHVDWKREIAYHQDPARTLHFALTELSRFAEVRHAYYPWEFTLAVYREARPLPFAPA
- a CDS encoding alkaline phosphatase family protein — encoded protein: MRQRVFVLGLDGADENTVGKALRAGGMPNLARIAEHGAKLPLRSTPLPITPAAWTAAYTGMNPGKTGVLTFERPTVDYKTRIVNASDIGDKGVQHRLPDAGKLFISIGCPMTFPVEPRDGYLAVAGWDVPPGMPRCNAAAWAGRLHEFGYAVEDEFTAEETRLRHALDARFRLTAAMCAAEPWDCCMLYLGFVDTLGHRLGAGNDLTQRLLERADGLFGELLESIGECSVIVCSDHGFGPFARSFSVMQWLEEEGYLKLRDRFFRSGDAGGMPGIDIVDIESGVVEWDQTKAFCRDAVGAYAGVRINAKGTYSSGAVAVRDAWALADEIRAKLLEARDPAGGERLISQVWRREELFHGRYVHEFPELIVETVPGTVNYVGKRKAVAGGFELEHGAVHHGSFGGHWRDGVWISSFRAQGDLGIEDLAPTIYALLGVDIPSDVDGVNRAPVHANIAPAEADHHEPDVESPYSPEEEEIVRQRLEALGYL
- a CDS encoding glycosyltransferase family 2 protein produces the protein MSSKISVVMPAYNEAVHILDNLRETVATMESLGRPYEVILVDDGSPDNTYHSASRALTENTDNVKVVRYHRNAGKGNALMCGFRYCTGDIVVFLDADMDLHPAQIPRLIEPIDAGEADVVVGSKWHPRSDVNYPFIRKAWSSGYSFLVKLLFGLPLRDTQTGLKAFRTAVLARVFPRVLAKRFAFDVEVLVNANHLGYRIVDVPVILRFKRGTFGRVGTSDVWDVFVDTLAIFYRLQITRYYDAVGEAAMRNAVDPEDVELYVGERESEVINV
- a CDS encoding Gfo/Idh/MocA family oxidoreductase, which translates into the protein MIRVAVVGYGYWGPNLVRNFAAIDGAAVDVICDVSAKRLEAARKAWPAAAVTTEYRDVIASAADLVALSVPAAMHYPMAKAAIDAGKHVLVEKPMCRSVAECDDLIERAARQGVRIFVDHTFVFTPQVRRMAAEAAGGNLGTLLYYDSVRINLGLFSQDGSVTWDLAPHDLSILDFILGGEMPHSVSCTEATHFDGHHPNIAYMTLRYPNNFIAHVSMNWLAPVKVRQVVLCGTKRMVVYDETDPAEKVRIYDRGVTLAEGETERLHNALIQYRVGDMHAPYLPNDEALAVEAAEIVACLTQGKEPTADHRMGRRVVRILEMAEASARLGGAPVGNAEMLANEATATS
- a CDS encoding glycosyltransferase family 4 protein; protein product: MNVLFLNWRDPAHPRAGGAEYLTHGIARRLVERGHRATWFAGAFRGGKPEVELDGVRIVRQGNAATVRFHAMHRYKALGDFDVVVDEINTLPFFAPLYARKPVVALICQLAREVWFFEAPWPVAIAGYACEPAYLQVYRRCPVLTISESSARSIKHIGLRGEVDIMPMAIDQYAAEEPLPLAQRENAIAMVGRITASKRIDHVIKALATGANGPLASMRLIVVGGGDERVKADLQRLAASLGVAERIRWEGYAGEETKRRILRTARAIVMTSAREGWGLVVSEANLAGTPAVVYDIPGTRDSVLDGITGIRCAPSPAALAAAIAELVADPVRYQTLSAAAQTFARTLTWDATVDAAEAVLRREAARRTA
- a CDS encoding glycosyltransferase, coding for MSADLPKFTFLIPVRNESARIDRCLASIRAQDYPSERIEIIVPDQGSIDDTREKARSYGAIVTENPPQRAIFSMPAAFRQASGDLICAMAADNVLRPSFCRRMAEPFADPTVRFAFAHVTDDRPDYALTTRYFNRFTDPFNQFMYGAACNSRDFHKVYTPLRKTPAFALYRFPAERPPLLAIAQGAVIRAPFSMPDGYEDDVGCVFDMIASGAVMACVDEPLVDHYTTTGLFDLLAKFQPRIAKNFKPASSLRWRDRYVPPDRRRRRSLWPFYAISIVPPTGVALWRALRDREPLWLFHPVIGFAFAWITAVEACKNLGNALDLLFNRSATPAGETSKE